A window of the Pseudomonas furukawaii genome harbors these coding sequences:
- a CDS encoding tRNA-binding protein has protein sequence MSTIEWDDFQRIELRVGTVLSAIPNAKAIKPAYVLEVDLGELGVKTSSAQITDHYAAEELVGRQVLCVCNFAPKRIAGVRSEVLVTGVHDDENKVVLAGFDKPLPNGARLA, from the coding sequence ATGTCCACCATCGAATGGGACGATTTCCAGCGGATCGAGCTGCGCGTCGGCACCGTGCTCTCCGCCATCCCCAACGCCAAGGCCATCAAGCCGGCCTACGTGCTGGAGGTCGATCTGGGAGAACTGGGGGTGAAGACCTCCAGCGCCCAGATCACCGACCACTACGCCGCCGAGGAACTGGTGGGCAGGCAGGTGCTCTGCGTGTGCAATTTCGCACCCAAGCGGATTGCAGGGGTGCGCTCGGAGGTGCTGGTGACCGGTGTCCATGATGACGAGAACAAGGTGGTGCTGGCCGGCTTCGACAAGCCGCTGCCCAACGGGGCGCGCCTGGCATGA
- a CDS encoding SelT/SelW/SelH family protein, which yields MSDSKPEIVITYCTQCQWLLRAAWLAQELLSTFGDDLGKVSLVPGTGGVFRITCDGVEIWERKADGGFPEAKVLKQRVRDRIDPARDLGHNDRP from the coding sequence ATGTCCGATTCCAAGCCCGAGATCGTCATCACCTATTGCACCCAGTGCCAGTGGCTGCTGCGCGCCGCCTGGCTGGCCCAGGAGCTGCTCAGCACCTTCGGCGACGACCTTGGCAAGGTCAGCCTGGTGCCCGGCACCGGGGGTGTCTTCCGCATCACCTGCGATGGCGTGGAGATCTGGGAGCGCAAGGCCGATGGCGGTTTCCCCGAGGCCAAGGTGCTCAAGCAGCGGGTGCGTGACCGCATCGATCCCGCGCGGGACCTGGGCCACAACGATCGCCCCTGA
- a CDS encoding IS110 family RNA-guided transposase, with amino-acid sequence MTTQTPIIGIDVAKDSLSLYRADLDQYCTLDNDARSIRAWLKTLPGDCALAVEATSTYHVQLVDLAHARGHRLYVIDGYRLSNYRKGIGGRIKTDASDARLLARYLAHEQAQLRVWQPAGKAYRLLQSLLRRRATLIRSATALRQSFGHDTQFKVSMKAALSSLKRLEQRLDQDIAQALKDAGLAEQAKRCRAIEGIGPLTAAALNMAFQRGPFRNSDAFIAFLGLDVRAKESGRYSGRRKLSKQGDPEVRRLLHNAAMAASRTKAWQKLYLGYLERGLKKTEALTILARKLARIAFALMKTQQPYRSPTCTAG; translated from the coding sequence ATGACAACCCAAACCCCCATCATCGGCATCGACGTGGCCAAGGACAGCCTGAGCCTGTATCGCGCCGACCTGGACCAGTACTGCACCCTGGACAATGACGCCCGCAGCATCCGCGCCTGGCTGAAGACGCTCCCCGGCGACTGTGCCTTGGCAGTGGAAGCCACCAGCACCTATCACGTGCAGCTGGTCGACCTGGCCCATGCGCGTGGTCATCGCCTCTATGTCATTGATGGCTATCGCCTGAGCAATTACCGCAAGGGCATCGGCGGCCGCATCAAGACCGACGCCAGCGATGCCCGTCTACTGGCCCGTTATCTGGCCCACGAACAGGCCCAACTGCGGGTCTGGCAACCCGCTGGCAAGGCTTACCGGCTGCTGCAAAGCCTGCTGCGACGCCGGGCGACGCTGATCCGCAGTGCCACGGCGCTGCGCCAGAGCTTTGGCCATGACACCCAGTTCAAGGTGTCGATGAAAGCGGCGCTCAGCTCCCTCAAGCGCCTGGAGCAGCGCCTCGATCAGGACATTGCCCAGGCCCTGAAGGACGCTGGCCTGGCCGAGCAGGCCAAGCGTTGCCGGGCCATTGAAGGCATCGGCCCGCTAACCGCAGCAGCCCTGAACATGGCCTTTCAGCGTGGCCCCTTCCGCAACAGCGACGCCTTCATCGCCTTCCTGGGCCTGGATGTGCGCGCGAAGGAATCGGGGCGCTACAGCGGACGCCGCAAGTTGAGCAAACAGGGCGATCCGGAGGTCCGGCGGCTGCTACACAATGCCGCCATGGCCGCCAGTCGCACCAAAGCTTGGCAGAAGCTCTATCTGGGCTACCTGGAGCGTGGTCTGAAAAAGACCGAAGCCCTGACCATCCTGGCACGGAAACTGGCTCGAATTGCCTTCGCCCTCATGAAGACCCAGCAGCCATATCGGTCACCAACCTGTACGGCGGGGTAG
- a CDS encoding patatin-like phospholipase family protein, which yields MRRVLLCLLLLPLFCLAQPEPRVGLVLSGGAARGLAHIGVLRALEEQGIKVDAIAGTSMGAVIGGLYAAGYQVDELEALATTLDWQHTLSDNPPRQEVPFRRKQDDRDFLVKQRLSFRDDGSLGLPLGVIQGQNLALLLESLLVHTSDTRDFDQLAIPFRAVATDIATGEKVVFRRGHLPQAIRASMSIPAVFAPVEVNGRLLVDGGMVDNIPVDVAREMGVDRVIVVDIGTPLRSRKELGTVVDVLNQSVTLMTRTNSEMQLATLEPTDVLIQPPLAGYSATDFGRSREMIDAGYRATQILAARLADLRPDAGGGDARLADARLPSERTPIIRSILIENDSKIGDATIRRYIRQPLGQRLDLERLQSDMSTLYGLDYFEQVQYRVVKRKDGDALVINARGKRAGTDYLRLGLNLSDDLRGDSAFNLGASYRKNGINELGAEWLTRVQLGDYQKFYSEFYQPLDAGSRYFVAPYLIGESQNIEATLDDDPVAEYRVERYGYGLNLGRQIANNGEIRFGIGQAWGEADVKIGDPELPSFSFSEGYYEAKYSFDTLDNVDYPHEGEDISVLLRQYDPSLDSDQRYRQWGINLDKAFGRGPDTFVVGGRYGRTLDRADTVTSAFVLGGARQLSGFRQDAIAGQNISLARVVYYRRMTPRSFLPLDFPFYLGGSLERGRAWNNDDDFDSGYINAASLFISLDTPLGPLDFSYGLNDASERALYLNLGRVF from the coding sequence ATGCGCCGCGTTCTGCTTTGCCTGCTCCTCCTCCCCCTGTTCTGCCTGGCCCAGCCCGAACCCCGGGTCGGTCTCGTGCTCTCCGGCGGCGCCGCACGGGGCCTGGCCCATATCGGCGTGTTGCGGGCCCTGGAGGAACAGGGCATCAAGGTGGACGCCATCGCCGGCACCAGCATGGGGGCGGTGATCGGCGGCCTGTACGCGGCCGGTTACCAGGTGGACGAACTGGAAGCACTGGCCACCACCCTGGACTGGCAGCACACCCTGTCCGATAACCCGCCCCGCCAGGAAGTGCCCTTTCGCCGCAAGCAGGACGACCGCGATTTCCTCGTCAAGCAGCGCCTCAGCTTCCGCGATGACGGCAGCCTGGGGCTGCCCCTGGGGGTGATCCAGGGGCAGAACCTCGCCCTGCTGCTGGAGAGCCTGCTGGTCCACACCAGCGATACTCGGGACTTCGACCAGTTGGCGATTCCCTTCCGCGCCGTCGCCACGGACATCGCCACCGGCGAGAAGGTCGTGTTCCGGCGCGGCCACCTGCCCCAGGCGATCCGCGCCAGCATGTCCATTCCCGCCGTGTTCGCGCCGGTGGAAGTCAACGGTCGGCTGCTGGTGGACGGCGGCATGGTGGACAACATTCCGGTGGACGTCGCCCGGGAGATGGGCGTGGACCGGGTGATCGTGGTCGACATCGGTACCCCGCTGCGCTCGCGCAAGGAGCTGGGCACCGTGGTGGACGTGCTCAACCAATCCGTGACCCTGATGACGCGGACCAATTCCGAGATGCAGCTGGCCACCCTGGAACCGACCGACGTGCTGATACAGCCGCCCCTGGCCGGCTACAGCGCCACCGACTTCGGCCGTTCCCGGGAAATGATCGACGCCGGCTACCGCGCCACCCAGATCCTGGCCGCGCGCCTGGCGGACCTTCGCCCCGACGCGGGCGGCGGCGATGCCCGACTGGCCGACGCGCGCCTGCCCAGCGAACGCACGCCGATCATCCGCAGCATCCTCATCGAGAACGACTCGAAGATCGGCGACGCCACCATCCGCCGCTACATCCGCCAGCCCCTGGGACAGCGCCTGGACCTGGAGCGCCTGCAAAGCGACATGAGCACCCTCTACGGCCTGGACTACTTCGAGCAGGTGCAGTACCGGGTGGTCAAACGCAAGGATGGCGATGCCCTGGTGATCAACGCCCGGGGCAAGCGCGCCGGCACCGACTACCTGCGCCTGGGGCTGAACCTCTCCGACGACCTGCGCGGCGACAGCGCCTTCAACCTGGGCGCCAGCTACCGCAAGAACGGCATCAACGAGCTGGGGGCCGAGTGGCTGACACGTGTCCAGCTGGGGGACTACCAGAAGTTCTACAGCGAGTTCTACCAACCGCTGGACGCTGGCTCCCGCTACTTCGTCGCCCCCTACCTGATCGGCGAATCGCAGAACATCGAAGCCACACTGGACGATGACCCCGTCGCCGAATACCGGGTGGAACGCTACGGCTACGGCCTGAATCTCGGCCGGCAGATCGCCAACAATGGCGAGATCCGCTTCGGCATCGGCCAGGCCTGGGGCGAGGCTGACGTGAAGATCGGCGACCCGGAGCTGCCGAGCTTCAGCTTCAGCGAGGGCTATTACGAGGCCAAGTATTCCTTCGACACCCTGGACAACGTCGACTACCCCCACGAGGGCGAAGACATCAGCGTGTTGCTGCGCCAGTACGACCCGAGCCTGGATTCGGACCAGCGCTACCGGCAATGGGGCATCAACCTGGACAAGGCGTTCGGCCGCGGCCCCGACACCTTCGTCGTCGGCGGACGCTACGGGCGCACGCTGGACAGGGCCGATACCGTCACCTCGGCCTTCGTCCTCGGCGGCGCGCGCCAGCTCTCGGGCTTCCGCCAGGACGCCATTGCCGGGCAGAACATCAGCCTGGCGCGGGTGGTCTACTACCGCCGCATGACGCCCCGGAGCTTCCTGCCCCTGGACTTCCCCTTCTACCTGGGCGGCAGCCTCGAGCGGGGCCGGGCCTGGAACAATGACGACGACTTCGACAGCGGCTACATCAACGCCGCCAGCCTCTTCATCAGCCTCGACACGCCGCTGGGCCCGCTGGACTTCAGCTACGGCCTGAACGACGCCTCCGAGCGGGCGCTGTACCTGAACCTGGGGCGGGTGTTCTGA
- a CDS encoding UDP-2,3-diacylglucosamine diphosphatase: MSSVESLDPVVRSKPRKQRVRTLWISDVHLGTRDCQADRLAHFLKQYHADRIYLVGDIIDGWKLRGGFYWPQAHTNVIRRLLTMSKRGTEVIYVTGNHDEFLRRYSALMLGNIQLVDEAVHETADGRRLLVIHGDQFDVITRYHRWLAFLGDSAYEFTLTLNRWLNHWRERWGYGYWSLSAYLKHKVKTAVNFISDFEEAIAHECAKRGLDGVVCGHIHHAEIRKVGEVDYLNCGDWVESCSALIEHWDGSIQLYRLAEAQAQEAREVALVEPAA; encoded by the coding sequence ATGAGCAGCGTCGAATCCCTGGACCCGGTTGTCAGGAGCAAACCCCGCAAGCAGCGCGTGCGCACCCTGTGGATCTCCGACGTCCACCTCGGCACCCGAGATTGCCAGGCCGATCGGCTGGCGCACTTCCTCAAGCAGTACCACGCCGATCGTATCTACCTGGTGGGCGACATCATCGACGGCTGGAAGCTGCGGGGCGGGTTCTACTGGCCCCAGGCCCACACCAACGTGATCCGTCGCCTGCTGACCATGAGCAAGCGCGGCACCGAGGTGATCTATGTCACCGGCAACCATGACGAGTTCCTGCGCCGCTACTCGGCGCTGATGCTGGGCAATATCCAACTGGTGGACGAGGCGGTGCACGAGACCGCCGACGGACGCCGCCTGCTGGTGATCCATGGCGACCAGTTCGACGTGATCACCCGTTACCACCGCTGGCTGGCCTTCCTCGGCGACTCCGCCTACGAGTTCACCCTGACCCTGAACCGCTGGCTCAACCACTGGCGCGAACGCTGGGGCTACGGCTACTGGTCGCTGTCCGCCTACCTCAAGCACAAGGTGAAGACGGCGGTGAACTTCATCAGCGACTTCGAGGAAGCCATCGCCCACGAGTGCGCCAAGCGCGGCCTCGACGGCGTGGTCTGCGGCCACATCCACCACGCCGAGATCCGCAAGGTGGGCGAGGTGGACTACCTGAACTGCGGTGACTGGGTGGAATCCTGTTCCGCGCTCATCGAGCACTGGGACGGCAGCATCCAGCTCTACCGGCTCGCGGAGGCCCAGGCACAGGAAGCCCGCGAGGTGGCGCTGGTCGAGCCGGCGGCATGA
- a CDS encoding DMT family transporter: MKERNALLAIHLGALLFGLSGIFGKLADTAPMIITFGRGLFAVIALALFAQLITRTRSVNPNLRQLGMLALGGVLLGTHWITFFHAVQVGGVAIATLGFASFPAFTLLLEGLLFRERIRAQEVLIVGLVCLGLVLVTPSFEFASQATQGLLSAILSGLLFSLLSLLNRVSVKGLDPVKAALCQNLTIVVLLLPFSWPLLAGVKAMDWLWIALLGVFCTGLAHSLFVASLKVLKARTTAVIFALEPVYGIAFAWWLFNEEPGLRMLAGGALIIFAIALSARKGAPVETRPATANP, from the coding sequence ATGAAGGAACGCAACGCACTGCTGGCGATCCACCTGGGCGCCCTGCTGTTCGGACTCTCGGGGATCTTCGGCAAGCTGGCCGACACCGCGCCCATGATCATCACCTTCGGTCGCGGGCTTTTCGCGGTCATCGCCCTGGCGCTCTTCGCCCAGCTCATCACACGCACCCGCAGCGTCAACCCGAACCTGCGCCAGCTGGGAATGCTGGCCCTGGGCGGCGTGCTCCTGGGCACCCACTGGATCACCTTCTTCCACGCGGTTCAGGTGGGCGGCGTGGCCATCGCCACCCTGGGCTTCGCCAGCTTTCCGGCGTTCACCCTGCTGCTGGAGGGGCTGCTGTTCCGCGAGCGCATCCGCGCCCAGGAGGTCCTCATCGTCGGCCTCGTCTGCCTGGGCCTGGTACTGGTGACGCCCAGTTTCGAGTTCGCCAGCCAGGCCACCCAGGGGCTGCTCTCGGCGATTCTCTCGGGCCTGCTGTTCTCGCTGCTGTCGCTGCTCAACCGGGTCAGCGTCAAGGGGCTGGACCCGGTGAAGGCGGCGCTGTGCCAGAACCTCACCATCGTCGTCCTGCTGCTGCCCTTCAGCTGGCCGCTGCTGGCGGGCGTCAAGGCTATGGACTGGCTGTGGATCGCCCTGCTCGGCGTGTTCTGCACCGGCCTCGCCCACAGCCTGTTCGTCGCCAGCCTGAAGGTCCTCAAGGCCCGCACCACGGCGGTGATCTTCGCCCTGGAGCCGGTCTACGGCATCGCCTTCGCCTGGTGGCTGTTCAACGAAGAGCCCGGCCTGCGGATGCTGGCCGGGGGCGCGCTGATCATCTTCGCCATCGCCCTGTCGGCCCGCAAAGGGGCGCCGGTCGAGACGCGTCCGGCCACCGCCAACCCCTAG
- a CDS encoding glycosyltransferase family 4 protein, which produces MKVLVVSDAWLPQVNGVVTSLRHLVRELEGLGHQVLLLSPQGFRCRPCPSYPEIPLAWDLWRVGPMIEAFAPDCVHLATEGPLGWAARRWLVSRGLAFSTAIHTRFPEYVHGRWPWLPLSWGYAFLRHFHRPSQAVLVTTERMRETFAERGLVWLHLWRKGVDTALFRPRDLPRPARPVFLHVGRLAPEKNLEAFLGLDLPGEKWVVGDGPSRAGLEARYPGVRFFGYRQGEALAELYGRASVLVFPSLTDTYGLVMLEALACGTPVAAFPVAGPLDVLEPGVTGCLDEDLGRACLAALELDRAVCAERAGRLSWRASALEFLARQPLLDGEPCLEGALVADL; this is translated from the coding sequence ATGAAGGTCCTTGTCGTCAGCGACGCCTGGCTGCCCCAGGTGAACGGTGTGGTGACCAGCCTTCGCCACCTGGTTCGCGAGTTGGAAGGGCTCGGCCACCAGGTGCTGCTGCTCTCGCCCCAGGGCTTTCGCTGCCGGCCCTGCCCGAGCTACCCGGAAATCCCCCTGGCCTGGGACCTCTGGCGGGTGGGACCGATGATCGAGGCCTTCGCCCCCGACTGCGTGCACCTGGCCACCGAAGGCCCCCTGGGCTGGGCCGCCCGGCGCTGGCTGGTGAGCCGGGGACTGGCCTTTTCCACTGCGATCCACACCCGCTTTCCCGAGTACGTCCACGGTCGCTGGCCCTGGCTGCCGCTGTCGTGGGGATACGCCTTCCTCCGTCATTTCCATCGGCCCAGCCAGGCGGTGCTGGTGACCACCGAGCGCATGCGCGAGACCTTCGCCGAGCGCGGCCTGGTCTGGCTGCACCTGTGGCGCAAAGGCGTGGATACGGCCCTGTTCCGACCCCGCGACCTGCCGAGGCCCGCGCGGCCGGTCTTTCTCCATGTGGGGCGCCTGGCGCCGGAAAAGAACCTGGAGGCCTTCCTCGGCCTGGACCTGCCCGGTGAAAAGTGGGTGGTGGGCGATGGCCCTTCGCGGGCCGGGCTGGAGGCCCGTTACCCCGGCGTGCGCTTCTTCGGTTATCGCCAGGGCGAGGCGCTGGCGGAGCTCTACGGCCGAGCCAGCGTCCTGGTGTTCCCGTCCCTCACCGACACCTACGGCTTGGTGATGCTGGAGGCGCTGGCTTGCGGCACGCCGGTGGCGGCCTTCCCCGTGGCCGGGCCGCTGGATGTGCTGGAACCGGGCGTGACCGGTTGCCTGGACGAGGACCTGGGACGCGCTTGCCTCGCGGCGCTGGAACTGGATCGGGCGGTCTGTGCCGAACGTGCCGGACGCTTGTCCTGGCGGGCTTCGGCGCTGGAGTTCCTGGCCCGACAGCCGTTGCTGGATGGGGAGCCCTGCCTGGAAGGGGCGCTGGTTGCCGATCTGTGA
- a CDS encoding DUF4124 domain-containing protein, which yields MSPRTALAVLALLLAHPLSAQVYQWRDADGKVHFTDTPPPQSQAVEGAQLPAGGSAVPPVAAEPKAPPALSGDGADPLYDKGRKQCSAAIARMPVLINQTQTLGRDAVKQRKISQEQLDRAMYLMDDFYKGLKRSERECTRDYVVSEKGRSGTDCLADTPDVLSFGVCMRFAEWERTFR from the coding sequence ATGTCGCCCCGTACCGCCCTTGCCGTCCTTGCCCTATTGCTGGCCCATCCCCTTTCCGCGCAGGTCTACCAATGGCGTGACGCTGACGGGAAGGTGCATTTCACCGACACGCCACCTCCCCAGAGCCAGGCGGTGGAGGGCGCGCAGTTGCCGGCCGGCGGTAGCGCGGTGCCCCCGGTGGCTGCGGAGCCGAAAGCCCCGCCCGCGCTGTCCGGCGATGGGGCCGATCCGCTGTATGACAAGGGCCGGAAACAGTGTTCCGCCGCCATCGCCCGCATGCCGGTGCTGATCAACCAGACCCAGACCCTCGGCCGTGACGCGGTGAAGCAGCGAAAGATTTCCCAGGAGCAGCTGGACAGGGCCATGTACCTGATGGACGACTTCTACAAGGGGCTCAAGCGCAGCGAGCGCGAGTGCACCCGTGACTACGTCGTCAGCGAGAAGGGCCGCAGCGGCACCGACTGCCTGGCCGATACCCCGGACGTCCTGAGCTTCGGTGTCTGCATGCGCTTCGCCGAATGGGAGCGGACCTTCAGGTAG
- a CDS encoding AraC family transcriptional regulator, which produces MHSILSLRQYNHDLLVHSHDHAQLVFGLSGCLDFEVDGQGARVERQTLAVVPPEARHACGSPGGSRCLVVDVPDDDWLRQALGRHFDAGRRLLERPGALSLDPVQSQLVSWIATSAVGDEVIAAQSAGLLLASLAAPGAQREDSGALPLAALDAHIDQHAAHPLQVADLARLCGLSVARFHARFLAETGLTPMDHVRARRLHLGRRLLLDSQLPVGEIAARVGYSSQSAFTAALSRAYGVTPRALRRAHE; this is translated from the coding sequence ATGCATTCGATCCTCTCCCTGCGCCAGTACAACCACGACCTCCTGGTCCATAGCCACGACCACGCCCAACTGGTGTTCGGCCTCTCCGGCTGCCTGGATTTCGAAGTGGACGGCCAGGGCGCGCGGGTGGAGCGGCAAACCCTGGCGGTGGTGCCGCCCGAGGCCCGACACGCCTGCGGCAGCCCGGGCGGCAGCCGCTGCCTGGTGGTGGACGTGCCGGACGACGACTGGCTGCGACAGGCCCTGGGCCGGCACTTCGATGCGGGCCGGCGGCTGCTGGAGCGCCCCGGCGCCCTCAGCCTCGACCCAGTGCAAAGCCAGTTGGTGAGCTGGATAGCCACCAGCGCCGTGGGCGACGAGGTGATCGCCGCGCAATCCGCCGGCCTGCTGCTGGCCAGCCTGGCCGCACCGGGCGCCCAACGTGAGGACTCCGGCGCCCTGCCCCTGGCCGCCCTTGACGCCCATATCGACCAGCACGCCGCCCACCCCTTGCAGGTGGCCGACCTGGCTCGCCTCTGCGGCCTGTCGGTGGCCCGCTTCCACGCCCGCTTCCTCGCGGAAACCGGACTCACGCCCATGGACCATGTCCGCGCCCGACGCCTGCACCTGGGCCGCCGGCTGCTGCTGGACAGCCAACTGCCCGTGGGCGAGATCGCCGCCCGGGTCGGCTACAGCTCCCAGAGCGCCTTCACCGCCGCCCTGTCCCGGGCCTACGGCGTCACCCCGCGCGCGCTGCGCCGCGCCCACGAGTAA